In Kwoniella dejecticola CBS 10117 chromosome 4, complete sequence, one genomic interval encodes:
- a CDS encoding 40S ribosomal protein eS1: MAIGKNKRLSKGKKGIKKKVVDPFSRKEWYDIKAPSFFENRNAGKTLVNRTQGLKNANDSLKGRILELSLADLNNDQEQGFRKIKLRVEDVSGKNCLTSFYGMDFTTDKVRSVVRKWQSLIEAHVDVKTTDGYLLRLFSIGFTKRQFNQVKKTTYAQSSQIKEIRGKMIEIMKREAEGSDLKELVQKFVPESIGREIEKAAKGIYPLHNVYVRKCKIIKAPKIDASRLLEQHGEATDANTGAKVVKSGDFVEPEVLESV, from the exons ATGGCTATCGGAAAAAACAAGAGGTTGTCCAAGGGAAAAAAGGgtatcaagaagaaggtcgtcGACCCCTTCTCCCGAAAAG AATGGTATGACATTAAGGCCCCTTCGTTCTTCGAGAACCGAAATGCCGGAAAGACCCTTGTGAACCGAACTCAAGGTCTTA AAAACGCCAACGACTCCCTCAAAGGCCGAATCCTCGAACTTTCGCTCGCTGATCTCAACAACGACCAAGAGCAAGGTTTCcgaaagatcaagttgagagTTGAGGATGTTTCC GGTAAAAACTGCCTCACTTCGTTCTACGGTATGGACTTCACCACCGACAAGGTCCGATCCGTCGTTCGAAAATGGCAATCTTTGATCGAGGCTCACGTCGACGTCAAGACCACCGATGGCTACTTGTTACGATTGTTCTCTATCGGTTTCACCAAGAGACAATTCAACCAAGTTAAGAAGACAACATACGCCCAATCATCTCAAATCAAGGAGATCCgaggaaagatgattgagatcATGAAGAGGGAAGCTGAGGGTTCAGACTTGAAGGAATTGGTTCAGAAATTCGTTCCCGAATCAATTGGTCGAGAGATCGAAAAGGCcgccaag GGCATCTACCCACTCCACAACGTCTACGTCCGAAAAtgcaagatcatcaaggcCCCCAAGATTGATGCTTCTAGACTTCTCGAACAACACGGTGAAGCTACCGACGCCAACACCGGTGCCAAGGTAGTCAAGTCCGGAGACTTTGTCGAACCCGAAGTTCTCGAGTCCGTATAA